In Cryomorphaceae bacterium, a genomic segment contains:
- a CDS encoding T9SS C-terminal target domain-containing protein: MVLWSSGVFGLLAQNTIWFQGFENASVTCTENWGYTGGVRNNQTSRTGNWSGMVGRAGTSHTMTFDDVDVSGLEDLNLQLFHRVRCGSGPGLDVREGAVIKVRLNAGPWVVIAQVGGFSDHCYLWTDIIGGAPTTSSGCNVYQASNPVNYSIPAGTNTVGLEIISIRADNCTGYNNRMENGGFASLYDRTDEGFHIDDVRITTSSTDFTCIWTGAVNDNWHNCLNWNNGLVPNATRNVIINQSGDVNTNCRVSTANATCNNLLLTTANSWTQDLEVRNNRTLNILGDVTITRTGNGVNNLKAEAQEGGTINVAGNLSATIGPGISFAAQIEVQAQNGGTWNIQGDVFLEKATPFGNPFVWISLKGPSPSTFRCNNLTLISNGANVTNTAFVQMVSNDNHLLEVQGDFLMMNNARFNMNNLPNPQARFAGDIINLVSAAQFQTNNSNIILDGSGIQEINTAGFALPFHNLTLNKSGGHVRLNNDITFTNAGVLALNNDYIDLNGNQMYVTNTAVDAITRISGAISEESGAGAGINEGRINWTINNVGGAHVFPFSRGVGGPYIPFVFERTAGNAGVVSISTYGTPPNNQPWPLLPDPVLNLNSTMGLLPDNQDATVDRFWQIDVSGTPTANITFHYAPDELPAAPFNDPASLRAQRYDTTQDIWLPGPLSQIAAGNSVQVVGATNFSPWTLASEMSPLPLEWLDFTARPDAFGVHLDWLTGSEQNTSHFEVQRSANARDFYNIGTLSAAGFSSQVLSYYWLDHLPMRGMNYYRIRQIDFDGAYTYSVVRAVLWEENQHDVSVYYADQTIRVFTDCELISRPVLYGISGQQISVKETGNSMFVTDVSLSSGVYVLVFHCDEETITAKFHVQ; encoded by the coding sequence GTGGTGCTTTGGAGCTCAGGTGTTTTTGGGCTTCTGGCGCAGAACACCATTTGGTTTCAGGGTTTTGAAAACGCTTCTGTAACCTGTACGGAAAACTGGGGCTATACAGGCGGCGTGCGTAACAACCAAACGTCCAGAACGGGCAATTGGTCCGGTATGGTAGGTCGCGCGGGAACATCTCATACCATGACCTTTGATGACGTGGATGTTTCGGGCCTTGAAGACCTTAATCTGCAGTTGTTCCATCGTGTGCGATGTGGCAGCGGGCCCGGTTTGGATGTCCGGGAAGGAGCTGTAATAAAAGTCAGGTTGAACGCAGGGCCTTGGGTTGTAATTGCGCAAGTTGGCGGTTTCTCCGATCATTGCTACTTGTGGACTGACATAATTGGTGGCGCTCCCACCACATCATCAGGTTGCAACGTCTATCAAGCTTCCAATCCTGTTAATTATTCTATTCCGGCAGGCACAAATACGGTTGGTTTGGAAATTATCAGCATTCGTGCAGATAACTGTACAGGTTATAATAACCGAATGGAAAACGGAGGTTTTGCATCACTTTATGATCGGACTGACGAAGGCTTCCATATTGACGATGTGCGTATCACTACGTCGAGCACGGATTTTACCTGCATTTGGACCGGAGCAGTAAACGACAATTGGCATAATTGTTTGAACTGGAACAACGGCCTCGTTCCCAATGCTACGCGAAATGTGATTATCAATCAAAGTGGGGACGTGAACACGAATTGCAGGGTGAGCACCGCCAATGCCACTTGTAATAACCTGCTGTTAACCACTGCAAACTCCTGGACACAGGATTTGGAAGTACGAAACAACAGAACCCTTAATATACTGGGTGATGTAACCATCACGCGCACAGGCAACGGAGTGAACAACCTGAAGGCTGAAGCCCAGGAAGGAGGCACCATCAATGTGGCGGGTAACCTGTCTGCCACGATCGGACCGGGTATTTCATTTGCAGCACAAATTGAAGTGCAGGCGCAAAACGGAGGTACGTGGAACATCCAAGGTGATGTGTTTCTCGAAAAAGCAACGCCTTTCGGAAACCCATTTGTCTGGATTTCGCTGAAAGGCCCATCGCCATCTACATTTCGATGCAACAACCTTACGCTCATTAGTAACGGTGCGAATGTTACGAACACGGCCTTTGTTCAGATGGTTTCTAATGACAACCACCTCCTGGAAGTACAGGGCGATTTTCTCATGATGAACAATGCCCGATTTAATATGAACAATCTTCCCAATCCGCAGGCCCGGTTTGCCGGTGATATTATCAATTTGGTTTCGGCAGCGCAATTTCAAACCAACAACAGCAACATCATATTGGATGGCAGTGGAATTCAGGAAATCAATACCGCGGGTTTTGCCTTGCCGTTTCACAACCTTACCCTGAACAAAAGTGGAGGACACGTGCGACTCAATAACGATATCACGTTCACCAATGCAGGTGTACTGGCTTTAAACAACGATTACATTGATCTGAATGGAAACCAGATGTATGTTACCAACACAGCTGTGGATGCCATTACGCGAATTTCCGGTGCCATTTCAGAAGAATCGGGGGCTGGAGCGGGAATCAACGAAGGGAGAATCAACTGGACGATCAACAATGTAGGTGGAGCTCATGTGTTTCCTTTTTCGCGTGGAGTAGGAGGTCCTTATATCCCGTTTGTCTTTGAGCGAACCGCGGGAAATGCAGGTGTCGTAAGCATTTCTACCTATGGAACACCGCCCAACAATCAACCCTGGCCCTTGTTGCCCGACCCGGTTCTCAACCTGAACAGCACCATGGGGTTACTTCCCGATAACCAGGATGCCACCGTAGATCGATTTTGGCAAATTGATGTATCGGGAACACCCACTGCCAACATAACCTTTCACTACGCCCCCGACGAATTGCCTGCCGCGCCTTTTAATGATCCCGCAAGCCTCAGAGCTCAACGCTACGATACCACTCAGGATATCTGGTTGCCCGGCCCATTGAGCCAGATTGCCGCAGGCAACAGCGTGCAGGTAGTAGGCGCCACCAACTTTTCTCCGTGGACACTTGCAAGTGAGATGTCTCCTTTGCCCCTGGAGTGGTTGGATTTTACTGCCCGGCCTGATGCTTTTGGGGTTCATTTGGATTGGCTCACAGGAAGCGAACAAAACACCAGTCATTTTGAGGTGCAACGCTCGGCCAATGCTCGCGATTTCTACAACATAGGAACGTTGAGTGCCGCAGGTTTTTCTAGCCAGGTGTTGTCATACTATTGGTTGGACCATCTGCCGATGAGAGGAATGAATTACTACCGCATCCGTCAGATTGATTTTGACGGTGCGTACACCTATTCTGTGGTGCGTGCTGTGTTGTGGGAAGAAAACCAACATGATGTTTCTGTGTACTATGCTGATCAAACCATTCGCGTTTTCACTGATTGTGAACTCATAAGTCGCCCTGTGCTTTACGGCATCAG